Proteins encoded within one genomic window of Candidatus Acidulodesulfobacterium acidiphilum:
- a CDS encoding adenosylhomocysteinase has product MSDIKDIKLAKEGKERILWAEQDMPVLGLIKEQFVDNKPFKGLKMGLCLHVTAETANLARTLKEGGAEIYLCASNPLSTQDDVAASLTKDFGIDVYAIKGEDSDTYYSHIESVLSKEPNVTLDDGADLISVIHKKHKKLIKNIKASMEETTTGVIRLRSMQEAGELKIPVIAVNDADAKHLFDNRYGTGQSTIDGIIRATDKLLAGKNFVVLGYGWCGKGLALRARGIGSNVIVTEVDPVKALEAVMDGFRVMKGTEAAKVGDIFCTVTGDINVIDVEHFQNMKDGAIVCNSGHFDVEINIKGLKKIAKSVKTAKDFVEEYTLKNGKRIYLLAEGRLINLASAHGHPASVMDMSFSVQALSAEFAVLGKTMLPGVYDVPKEIDERIASLKLKSMDIEIDKLTKEQIKYLKSWQEGT; this is encoded by the coding sequence ATGTCGGATATAAAAGATATTAAACTTGCAAAAGAAGGTAAAGAGAGAATTTTATGGGCAGAACAGGATATGCCCGTTCTAGGTTTAATAAAAGAACAGTTTGTTGACAATAAACCTTTTAAGGGTTTAAAAATGGGGCTCTGTCTGCATGTAACGGCGGAAACCGCAAATCTTGCCAGAACTTTGAAAGAAGGCGGCGCCGAAATATATCTTTGCGCATCAAACCCTCTTTCGACGCAGGACGATGTAGCCGCTTCTCTTACAAAAGATTTCGGAATAGACGTTTATGCTATAAAAGGGGAAGATTCCGACACTTATTACAGTCATATAGAAAGCGTTCTTAGCAAAGAACCTAACGTAACGTTAGACGACGGAGCAGACTTAATATCTGTAATACATAAAAAGCATAAAAAACTGATAAAAAACATAAAAGCCTCTATGGAAGAAACTACTACAGGCGTAATCAGACTGCGTTCTATGCAGGAAGCAGGAGAGCTTAAAATACCGGTTATTGCCGTAAACGATGCGGATGCAAAACATCTTTTCGACAACAGATACGGCACCGGACAGTCGACCATAGACGGAATAATCAGGGCGACGGATAAACTGCTTGCGGGTAAAAACTTTGTAGTTTTGGGTTATGGCTGGTGCGGCAAGGGGCTTGCGCTTAGAGCCAGAGGAATAGGTTCTAACGTAATAGTAACGGAAGTAGATCCGGTTAAAGCGCTTGAAGCCGTAATGGACGGTTTTAGAGTAATGAAAGGAACCGAAGCGGCAAAAGTGGGCGATATATTTTGCACCGTTACCGGCGATATAAACGTTATAGACGTCGAGCATTTTCAAAACATGAAAGACGGCGCTATAGTATGCAACTCAGGTCATTTCGACGTAGAAATAAATATTAAGGGATTAAAGAAAATAGCCAAATCGGTAAAAACGGCAAAAGATTTTGTCGAAGAATATACGCTGAAAAACGGCAAAAGAATATATTTACTTGCTGAAGGAAGGCTCATTAATCTTGCAAGCGCACATGGACATCCGGCAAGCGTTATGGATATGAGTTTTTCAGTGCAGGCTCTCTCCGCGGAATTTGCGGTTCTTGGAAAAACAATGCTTCCTGGCGTTTACGATGTTCCTAAGGAAATCGACGAAAGAATAGCCTCTTTAAAACTTAAGTCTATGGATATAGAGATTGATAAACTGACGAAAGAGCAGATAAAATATCTTAAATCATGGCAGGAAGGAACATAA
- a CDS encoding type III pantothenate kinase, whose protein sequence is MILSCDIGNSSSSFGIFEDAKYNPTETFRIDTKKISTEQDLKKFLSKNTSVKNLSGICISSVVPSANPIYENFFNKIKLKPFFILPEIKLNITLCIENFAKLGSDRIANSCWSHFYNQNSPEKKFQIIIDIGTAVTIDSLNKSGDFLGGIIYPGINSLANCLYESTEKLPLIKINKPKNLIGTNTESAIQSGIYNGILYLIKGFVSDICDFYGVCGNKNIRLIFTGGQSSLIFNDLNIDAENIIDEFCTLKGIKYLYDINK, encoded by the coding sequence ATGATATTATCTTGCGATATAGGCAACTCATCGTCATCATTCGGCATATTTGAAGATGCGAAATATAATCCTACAGAAACCTTCAGAATAGACACGAAAAAAATTTCTACGGAGCAGGATTTAAAAAAGTTTTTGTCGAAAAATACCTCCGTAAAAAATTTGTCTGGAATATGCATTTCATCGGTAGTGCCTTCTGCAAACCCTATTTACGAGAATTTTTTTAACAAAATAAAGTTAAAGCCTTTTTTTATCTTGCCCGAAATAAAGTTAAATATAACTCTTTGCATTGAAAACTTTGCTAAACTGGGTTCGGACAGGATAGCAAACTCTTGCTGGTCTCATTTTTATAATCAAAATTCACCGGAGAAAAAATTCCAGATAATAATAGATATCGGGACTGCCGTAACCATAGATTCGTTAAATAAAAGCGGGGATTTCTTAGGCGGCATCATATATCCAGGCATAAATTCTCTTGCAAATTGCCTATATGAATCTACGGAAAAACTGCCCTTAATTAAAATAAATAAACCTAAAAATTTAATCGGCACAAATACCGAATCTGCAATCCAATCCGGTATTTATAACGGAATCTTATATTTAATAAAAGGGTTCGTAAGCGATATATGTGATTTTTACGGCGTTTGCGGCAATAAAAATATCCGGCTTATCTTTACCGGCGGACAATCTTCGTTGATTTTTAACGACTTAAATATCGATGCCGAAAATATAATCGATGAATTTTGTACGCTTAAAGGAATAAAATATCTATACGATATAAATAAATAA